In Candidatus Paceibacterota bacterium, one genomic interval encodes:
- a CDS encoding class I SAM-dependent methyltransferase, translating into MEMNERNFIQAFNDRTSGDLPDEDADTGNPEQRKYPEKELNIGEVYFDKGLDGVMDKEEFSAEVQKINSEIEKYLGENENTSAYDFRVYSDRKEYEEYLKAGFPDKFEKGVIEDDMYCIYDEKSDKYHIGKFMTLKSDPDDPKVRKYLEENEITFEEFEIRSRKNYKYSIYPTIAHELTHAHSFFNKVDYREPGNKWAQEMACVFIDQEMWEKYTKDFFDYRKMVEDKAREQVRDKDPYDEIVKDFKEGDFAVEEWERLVCRFLENRFGKEKLKEFWSVLSERKREADLEKCFGEVFGERLKDVMKLFREEVGPEPEPDLDNAKEEAHLAPMIEELKSGYKLKYRYPDGEEIEVQKEGYDPGGFVHIKRRTPDGKIKENGFDRTNRDARWFFGTRNPEQLREFVKDKNLGQTLDVGTGAGKFMDELREAGTDARGLDIWLDHKQIDSGNFILASAHRTGLPDNSVDTIFINTFMHYGMENEFRKEILEELARILRPNGRILMSIVKGDQRRYYNSILKDLKLKINASSEFSKKASKGKLEYIELRKVSD; encoded by the coding sequence ATGGAAATGAATGAAAGAAATTTTATACAGGCCTTTAACGACAGGACTTCCGGCGATTTGCCGGATGAGGATGCGGATACCGGCAATCCCGAACAAAGAAAATATCCCGAGAAAGAACTTAATATCGGTGAGGTCTATTTTGATAAAGGACTGGACGGGGTAATGGATAAGGAAGAATTTTCGGCTGAAGTGCAAAAGATAAACAGCGAGATCGAAAAATATCTGGGCGAGAACGAAAATACGTCAGCATATGATTTTCGGGTCTATAGCGATAGAAAAGAGTATGAAGAATATCTTAAGGCCGGTTTTCCGGATAAATTCGAAAAGGGTGTCATCGAAGACGATATGTATTGCATTTATGACGAGAAAAGCGACAAGTATCATATAGGCAAGTTCATGACGCTGAAATCGGACCCGGATGATCCGAAGGTCCGGAAATATCTCGAAGAAAATGAAATCACATTCGAAGAGTTCGAGATACGTTCGAGGAAAAACTACAAATATAGCATCTATCCGACCATAGCGCACGAATTGACCCACGCCCATTCTTTTTTTAACAAAGTTGATTACAGGGAGCCGGGAAACAAATGGGCGCAGGAGATGGCATGCGTGTTCATCGACCAGGAAATGTGGGAAAAATATACGAAGGATTTTTTCGATTACAGGAAGATGGTTGAAGACAAAGCAAGGGAGCAAGTGCGGGACAAGGACCCATATGACGAGATCGTAAAGGATTTCAAAGAGGGGGATTTTGCGGTCGAGGAGTGGGAAAGACTCGTTTGCCGGTTCCTGGAAAACAGATTCGGAAAAGAAAAGCTCAAAGAATTTTGGAGTGTTCTGTCCGAACGAAAGCGCGAGGCCGACCTCGAAAAGTGCTTCGGGGAGGTTTTTGGAGAAAGACTGAAAGATGTCATGAAGCTGTTCCGGGAAGAGGTGGGACCCGAGCCTGAGCCCGATTTAGATAATGCGAAAGAAGAAGCTCATTTGGCGCCGATGATCGAGGAGTTGAAAAGCGGTTACAAGCTGAAGTATCGCTATCCGGACGGAGAAGAGATAGAGGTTCAGAAAGAAGGATATGATCCGGGCGGGTTTGTTCATATTAAACGCAGAACGCCGGATGGGAAAATCAAAGAGAATGGTTTTGACCGGACCAACCGGGATGCTCGATGGTTTTTTGGCACCCGGAATCCCGAACAGCTGAGGGAATTCGTCAAGGATAAGAATTTGGGCCAGACGCTTGATGTTGGAACGGGAGCGGGAAAGTTTATGGATGAACTGCGCGAAGCGGGAACCGATGCACGCGGATTGGATATCTGGCTTGATCATAAGCAGATCGATTCCGGAAACTTTATTCTTGCTTCGGCTCACCGGACCGGACTTCCCGATAATTCCGTCGACACTATTTTCATAAACACTTTTATGCACTATGGGATGGAGAACGAATTCCGGAAAGAAATATTGGAAGAACTGGCCCGCATACTCCGTCCGAACGGAAGGATATTGATGAGCATTGTAAAAGGGGATCAGAGAAGGTATTACAATTCCATATTGAAAGATCTGAAATTGAAGATCAATGCATCTTCGGAATTTTCCAAAAAAGCCTCCAAGGGAAAGCTGGAATATATAGAACTGCGAAAAGTCTCAGATTAA
- a CDS encoding RNA methyltransferase — IVNETKITEYYLIDEKINKSFSSMDTPPGIAAVYSKPGNKIDHTKPIVYLNAINDPGNVGTILRSALAFDLQNIVIDERSADVYNPKTISAAKDAIFKLNIGFDKDRKFLIDLKKMSAQGGPASGWPIFTTRLEKSNGLEILNKQKLFCIVLGSESHGVDEAIRKMSDDFIRIPMSANIESLNVAASAAIIFHEIYNNRKN; from the coding sequence CATCGTAAATGAGACAAAAATAACCGAGTACTATTTGATAGATGAAAAAATAAATAAATCATTTTCTTCGATGGACACCCCGCCGGGAATCGCCGCGGTATATTCCAAACCCGGCAACAAAATTGACCATACAAAACCGATTGTCTATCTCAACGCAATCAACGATCCCGGAAACGTCGGCACGATCCTGAGGTCTGCTCTTGCGTTTGATCTGCAAAATATCGTGATCGACGAACGCTCGGCGGACGTCTATAATCCAAAAACCATCAGCGCCGCAAAAGACGCCATTTTCAAACTGAACATCGGATTTGATAAGGATAGAAAATTTCTTATTGATCTGAAAAAAATGTCCGCCCAAGGCGGACCAGCCTCGGGCTGGCCCATATTCACAACGCGGCTTGAGAAATCCAACGGGCTTGAAATTTTGAATAAGCAAAAACTGTTCTGCATTGTCCTTGGAAGCGAATCGCATGGCGTGGATGAAGCCATCAGAAAAATGAGTGATGATTTCATCAGGATCCCGATGAGTGCCAACATTGAGTCTCTCAACGTAGCCGCAAGCGCCGCAATAATTTTTCATGAAATTTATAATAATCGTAAAAACTGA